From the genome of Geobacter sp. SVR, one region includes:
- a CDS encoding S-layer family protein yields MSTRSSHHSRQSLMSRFMAGLSRHIGAAMLPLAAVALSCAPAAQAATPYSGDISPATDPSTWTGQSVFIGYNTGDGSLSINGGSAVTNSSASLGVSAGKTGTVTVDGTGSKWTNSSLTVGNSGTGTLTITNGAAVTGTSSTLGSAAGSSGMVSVDGSSSKWTSGGLTVGSSGTGMLAITNSAAVTSTNSTLGNAAGSSGTITVDGSGSAWTLTSTSNALNIGSAGGSTGTLNITNGSTVATGTGTTTVYATGKIDFGTNGGSLTTGTLYASPSLISGTGTINASGIVSDLDLTFDASHGATQTITKNNVAYNLSLLATNPLGAGYLGTGNLNIAGGATATSKIGYLGYLAGSNGTATVSGAGSTWTDSAELYVGYNGAGSLAITNGGKVSTASYGYLGYNAGSTGTMTVNGTGSSWANSSVLNVGNYGAGTLSIANGASVSNTNATIGYMAGSSGTVTVDGSGSAWNTSGTLNIGATSGTGTLNITNGSAVTVTGATTVGTYGRINFGTNGGTLTTAMLYATPSQVSGSGTINTSGIIGDVNLAFDASHGVSQAFAQNGIVYNLNQSATNPLGVGYLGTGTLNISGGVTVASASGILGSNNTSSTGMATVTGANSKWTNSGTLNVGTIGTGSLGILNGGYVSNTVGTIGSKGTVTVDGSSTANGTTTPSQWVNSTSLSVGNYLGGGKLNITNGGLVSVTGATTILSNSTVDFTGGGTLTTGSLFASSSQLSGSGTINTSGIVADTNLVFDASHGANQTFAMNGVTTNLTQSSTKELGVGYLGAGTLNISGGATIASSTGYLGYNAGSNGTATVDGANSRWTNTTLNTGSSGTGALSITNGGYVKSTTSGIVASSAGSTGSVTVDGTATVNGTTTPSTWESSGALTIGSSGNGTLTVTNGGYVKNTTAVISNSNGSAGSVSVNGAGSKWENSSTLAIGSSSSATGTFNGALKISNGGYVSNTNATINNSGAASVDGASIVNGITTPSQWLSNGTLAVGGLYGAGSLSITNGGYVKNTGAGTVGSSNNNDKNIVTVAGAGSKWENSGTLSLGSIQNSNKSVNGIGRLTIGNGGTVTAATPVTINSTSVLTTDVAGTLTVGGGTGAMTNYGVIRMVAGPAAANGAYTPISATTWNTTITYTTVTPNVTHTGTFQALGGKYDSTAHSVTVSSAATTDAGIATTFDLAQTQRVLVSDAVSGTSVGAAFQAAASATNLTFGATAISGTEQTALQNIISKPVLSGWDFTSSGYTPGDPVYLSLSVGSGRSQSDLTVWKYNGTTSTWSRYAANDLVYDGTYASFTVSDLGTYAVSGAVTIPGAPSGVTAVAGNGQATVTFTPPASDGGGIVGYTVIASPSTGTTDSNAGSTATTHTVTGLTNGTGYTFTVTATNALGTSATSAQSNLVTPAASFTVPGAPAGVTAVAGNGQATVTFTAPSSNGGSSITGYTVTSSPAGGVDIAAGSTSLYHTITGLTNGTAYIFTVTATNATGTGTAATSNSVTPTLPLFVPSAPTGVTATFGDSQATVTFSAPVSNGNSAITGYTVTSSPGNKTASGTASPITITGLTNGQAYTFTVTAANVVGSGAASAASNSVIPGSGPGAPTGVTAVAGNSQATVSFTAPANNGGSAITGYTAVSTPGTITASGTTSPITVTGLTNGTPYTFTVTATNSGGSGAASTASNNVTPHTVPGAPTGVTAIPGYTQATVSFTAPSSNGGSAITGYTVVSNPVGGIDSNPGSTATTRTITGLTNGTAYTFTVTAANAAGPGAASDPSNSVIPAVPATPTTVTLFSDYQTYVISGSDGPSNTTGSSYADTSFYSKGAMMISAPAATTYYSNPRTMDSLFSFNTATDKTGRGGTYAPANGSTDIIGADIKVAFNSKYGAGNWYISSASIALASNWTEEGIQPNNPDFNKVASGQFTFKLLGGNPDISTTTWNTLQAYLPTTTATPVGTFQWNATGPGTNNTSAEPQTSYNLTVNDTLTAALLSGKLTLLGVAADDKVGYVFNTSNRLAPQIAITANAISAPGAPTGVTAVASNGQAAVTFMPPVSNGGSTITGYTVTSNPAGGVDSAAGTTGTTHTITGLTNGTAYTFTVTAANTVGSGAASVASNSVIPVAFTTPGTPTGVTAVPGNSQATVTFTVPASNGGSVITGYTVTSSPGAITASGTASPITVTGLTNGTAYTFTVVAANAAGSGAASAASNSVTPWLLTPVIGVPSATTVKSDTTVTYSVSYGGAENITLAANNITLIKSGTANGQVAVSGSGTTSRTISIGNITGDGTLGITIAAGTATAGGGAITAQPSAASAPFTVDNIAPTLTVTTLADGTITSNNTLTITGTASDANGIQSLTVNGSAVTPDAVSGAFNTAVPLTSGANTITVIATDSAGNQTTDSRSTIYDQAAPIITLSDPTPAGGSYTSQQTVTIAGTLSEPGTVEIRIGNGEFQAAIMSGNSATFSYQAILVPGLNTIEVKATDLVNDGTKNSSTITRTVIFDSTAPSLAITDPSGDITTAVSGYLLSGTVSDQDTGITSVDIKIDGVSVSPSPSVVNGAFQQTLTFTAGKTYAITVTATDFAGNTSTVQRNIIFRPLSITDPLRALQIAVGLVARTPDDDALDVGPLVNGAPHADGVIDISDAIALLRRVVGLASW; encoded by the coding sequence ATGTCGACAAGAAGCTCGCACCATAGCAGGCAAAGCCTGATGAGCCGGTTCATGGCCGGATTGTCGAGGCATATCGGGGCCGCCATGCTGCCGCTTGCGGCGGTGGCGCTCTCTTGTGCGCCCGCCGCCCAGGCGGCCACACCCTATAGCGGCGACATCTCCCCCGCCACCGACCCAAGCACCTGGACCGGTCAAAGCGTTTTCATCGGGTACAACACGGGCGATGGCTCCTTGAGTATCAACGGAGGAAGCGCCGTTACAAATAGTTCAGCTTCTCTCGGGGTCTCGGCCGGTAAAACAGGAACCGTCACCGTTGACGGCACCGGTTCGAAGTGGACCAACAGCAGCCTTACCGTAGGCAATTCCGGCACCGGGACGCTCACAATCACCAACGGTGCAGCCGTTACCGGCACAAGCTCCACCCTTGGCAGCGCTGCAGGTTCCAGCGGCATGGTCAGCGTTGACGGCAGCAGTTCGAAATGGACCTCAGGCGGCCTTACCGTAGGCAGTTCCGGCACCGGGATGCTCGCAATCACCAACAGCGCAGCCGTTACGAGTACAAATTCCACCCTTGGCAACGCTGCCGGTTCCAGCGGCACCATTACCGTAGACGGCTCAGGCTCGGCCTGGACTCTTACCAGCACCAGCAATGCCCTGAACATAGGCAGTGCAGGGGGGAGTACCGGAACGCTGAACATAACCAACGGCTCGACGGTCGCCACCGGCACGGGAACAACGACCGTCTACGCCACCGGCAAGATAGATTTCGGTACCAACGGCGGCAGCCTCACCACCGGTACACTGTATGCTTCACCGTCACTAATATCGGGTACCGGCACGATCAATGCCAGCGGCATCGTCAGTGACCTGGACTTGACTTTTGACGCCTCCCACGGCGCCACGCAAACGATTACGAAAAACAATGTCGCCTATAACCTGAGTCTGCTCGCCACCAACCCGCTCGGTGCCGGATACCTCGGTACGGGAAACCTGAACATTGCAGGGGGCGCCACCGCTACATCCAAGATTGGCTACCTCGGCTACCTGGCCGGCTCCAACGGCACGGCGACCGTCAGCGGTGCCGGCTCGACGTGGACCGACAGCGCCGAATTATACGTGGGATATAATGGAGCCGGGTCGCTCGCCATTACCAACGGAGGCAAGGTCAGCACCGCCTCCTACGGCTATCTCGGCTACAACGCCGGTTCCACCGGGACCATGACCGTCAACGGCACCGGCTCGAGCTGGGCCAACAGCAGCGTCCTGAACGTGGGGAATTACGGTGCCGGGACGCTCAGCATCGCCAACGGTGCATCCGTCAGCAATACCAACGCCACGATCGGCTACATGGCCGGTTCCAGTGGCACGGTCACCGTCGACGGTTCCGGCTCGGCATGGAATACCAGCGGCACTCTCAACATCGGCGCTACTTCCGGCACCGGCACACTGAACATAACCAACGGCTCGGCGGTCACCGTCACAGGGGCAACGACCGTCGGCACCTACGGCAGGATCAATTTCGGCACCAACGGCGGCACCCTCACCACCGCGATGCTCTATGCCACACCGTCGCAGGTGTCGGGTAGCGGTACCATCAATACTTCCGGTATCATCGGCGATGTGAATCTCGCCTTCGACGCCTCTCACGGCGTCAGTCAAGCCTTTGCGCAAAACGGCATAGTCTACAATCTGAACCAGTCCGCCACCAACCCGCTTGGCGTCGGGTATCTCGGCACGGGTACCCTGAACATCTCGGGCGGCGTCACCGTTGCATCCGCCAGCGGCATTCTCGGCAGCAACAATACCAGCAGCACCGGTATGGCAACCGTTACCGGCGCAAATTCCAAGTGGACCAATAGCGGCACCCTGAACGTCGGCACCATCGGTACCGGTTCGCTCGGCATACTGAACGGCGGATACGTCAGCAACACGGTCGGCACTATCGGCTCCAAAGGCACAGTCACCGTGGACGGATCATCCACCGCCAACGGTACAACAACCCCCTCGCAGTGGGTCAACAGCACCAGCCTCAGCGTCGGCAACTATTTAGGAGGCGGAAAACTCAACATCACCAACGGCGGGCTGGTGTCCGTCACGGGCGCAACGACCATTCTAAGCAACAGCACCGTCGACTTCACCGGCGGCGGCACGCTCACCACCGGATCACTCTTTGCTTCTTCGTCGCAACTGTCCGGCAGCGGCACGATCAATACCTCCGGTATCGTCGCCGATACGAATCTTGTCTTCGATGCCTCCCACGGCGCCAATCAAACCTTTGCAATGAACGGCGTTACAACAAACCTGACCCAGAGCAGCACCAAAGAACTCGGTGTCGGCTACCTCGGTGCAGGCACCCTGAACATCTCGGGCGGCGCCACCATTGCGTCTTCCACCGGCTATCTCGGCTACAATGCCGGATCAAACGGCACGGCAACCGTTGACGGGGCAAATTCGCGCTGGACCAACACTACCCTGAACACAGGCAGTTCCGGTACCGGCGCACTCAGCATCACGAACGGCGGATACGTCAAAAGCACCACCTCCGGCATTGTCGCCAGCAGCGCCGGCTCCACCGGCAGTGTCACCGTCGACGGGACAGCCACCGTCAACGGCACAACAACCCCCTCCACGTGGGAGAGCAGCGGCGCCCTCACCATCGGCTCGTCCGGCAACGGAACGCTCACCGTCACCAACGGCGGGTACGTCAAAAACACCACAGCGGTCATCAGCAACAGCAACGGCTCCGCCGGCAGCGTCAGCGTCAACGGCGCCGGTTCGAAGTGGGAGAACAGCAGTACCCTTGCCATCGGCAGCAGTAGCAGTGCTACCGGGACGTTCAATGGGGCACTCAAGATCAGCAACGGCGGGTATGTCAGCAATACCAACGCAACTATCAACAACTCCGGTGCGGCCTCTGTCGATGGCGCATCCATCGTCAATGGCATAACAACGCCCTCGCAGTGGCTCAGCAACGGCACCCTCGCCGTCGGCGGCCTGTACGGCGCCGGCTCGCTCAGCATCACCAACGGCGGATACGTCAAGAATACCGGTGCCGGCACTGTCGGCTCCAGTAACAACAACGACAAGAATATCGTCACTGTTGCCGGCGCCGGCTCGAAGTGGGAAAACAGCGGTACCCTCTCCCTCGGCTCCATCCAGAACAGCAACAAGTCGGTGAATGGCATCGGCAGGCTCACCATCGGCAACGGCGGGACTGTCACGGCAGCAACGCCCGTCACCATCAACAGCACCTCGGTCCTGACCACCGACGTAGCCGGCACGCTCACCGTTGGCGGCGGCACCGGCGCAATGACCAATTACGGCGTTATCCGCATGGTTGCAGGCCCGGCAGCGGCCAACGGCGCCTACACCCCCATCTCCGCCACCACCTGGAACACGACCATCACCTACACCACGGTCACGCCTAATGTGACACATACCGGCACATTTCAGGCCCTGGGGGGGAAGTATGACTCCACCGCCCACAGCGTAACCGTATCCTCGGCAGCAACGACTGATGCAGGCATCGCCACGACCTTCGATCTGGCGCAGACCCAGCGCGTGCTGGTCAGCGATGCGGTCAGCGGCACGTCGGTCGGCGCGGCCTTCCAGGCCGCAGCATCCGCCACCAACCTGACCTTTGGCGCGACTGCCATCAGCGGGACGGAACAGACCGCGCTGCAAAATATCATCAGCAAACCGGTGCTCAGCGGCTGGGACTTCACCAGCAGCGGTTATACCCCCGGCGACCCGGTCTATCTTTCGCTCTCCGTCGGCTCAGGCCGCAGCCAGTCAGATCTTACGGTCTGGAAGTATAACGGCACAACCTCAACCTGGTCGCGGTACGCGGCCAATGATCTGGTCTATGACGGCACCTATGCCAGTTTCACCGTTAGCGACCTCGGCACCTACGCGGTCAGCGGCGCAGTCACGATTCCCGGCGCCCCCAGCGGGGTGACCGCCGTGGCCGGCAACGGCCAGGCAACTGTAACCTTCACGCCGCCCGCATCCGACGGCGGCGGCATTGTCGGCTATACGGTCATCGCGTCTCCCTCGACCGGTACTACCGACAGTAATGCCGGCTCCACCGCCACCACCCATACCGTTACCGGTCTGACCAACGGCACCGGCTATACCTTTACCGTCACCGCCACCAATGCGCTCGGGACCAGCGCCACATCCGCCCAGTCAAACCTTGTCACGCCCGCCGCGTCCTTCACTGTGCCCGGCGCACCCGCCGGCGTCACCGCCGTGGCGGGCAACGGCCAGGCGACCGTGACCTTCACGGCTCCCTCCTCCAACGGCGGCAGCTCCATCACCGGCTACACCGTCACCTCCAGTCCGGCGGGCGGGGTGGACATCGCCGCCGGCTCCACCAGCCTGTACCATACCATCACCGGCCTGACCAACGGCACCGCCTACATCTTTACCGTCACCGCCACCAATGCGACCGGGACCGGTACCGCCGCAACATCCAACAGCGTTACCCCCACCCTGCCTCTCTTCGTACCCAGTGCCCCGACCGGCGTCACCGCCACGTTCGGCGACTCCCAGGCGACCGTGACCTTCAGCGCACCGGTCTCCAACGGCAACAGCGCCATCACCGGCTACACGGTGACATCCTCTCCGGGCAACAAGACAGCCAGCGGCACGGCCAGCCCTATCACCATCACCGGCCTGACCAACGGCCAGGCCTATACCTTCACCGTCACCGCCGCTAACGTGGTCGGTAGCGGTGCCGCTTCCGCCGCATCCAACAGCGTCATTCCGGGCTCCGGCCCCGGTGCGCCCACAGGGGTTACCGCCGTGGCGGGCAACAGCCAGGCCACCGTGAGCTTCACGGCGCCCGCAAATAACGGCGGCAGCGCCATCACCGGCTATACGGCAGTTTCCACTCCGGGCACCATAACCGCCAGCGGCACTACCAGCCCGATTACCGTCACCGGCCTGACCAACGGCACCCCCTACACCTTCACCGTCACCGCCACCAACTCCGGCGGCAGCGGGGCTGCCTCTACCGCGTCGAACAACGTGACTCCTCATACCGTACCCGGTGCACCCACGGGGGTCACCGCCATTCCCGGCTACACACAGGCTACGGTGAGCTTCACCGCTCCCTCCTCCAACGGAGGCAGCGCCATTACCGGCTATACCGTGGTCTCCAATCCAGTAGGCGGCATAGACAGCAACCCTGGATCCACCGCCACTACCCGTACCATCACCGGCCTGACCAACGGCACCGCCTATACCTTCACCGTCACCGCCGCCAACGCGGCAGGCCCCGGCGCCGCTTCCGACCCGTCCAACAGCGTCATCCCCGCTGTCCCTGCAACACCGACAACGGTCACTCTTTTTTCGGATTATCAAACCTACGTGATATCAGGCAGCGACGGACCTTCGAACACAACGGGCTCCAGCTATGCCGATACGAGCTTTTACAGCAAAGGCGCCATGATGATTTCGGCGCCGGCAGCTACTACGTACTACTCGAACCCGCGCACTATGGATTCATTGTTCAGCTTCAATACGGCCACTGATAAAACAGGCAGGGGAGGCACCTATGCACCCGCCAACGGCAGTACCGATATAATCGGCGCCGATATCAAAGTAGCCTTCAACAGCAAGTATGGCGCGGGCAACTGGTATATTTCCTCAGCCAGCATTGCCCTGGCCTCCAACTGGACCGAAGAAGGCATTCAGCCCAACAATCCGGATTTCAACAAGGTCGCTTCCGGGCAGTTCACGTTCAAACTGTTGGGCGGCAACCCGGATATCTCCACGACAACCTGGAACACGCTTCAGGCATACCTCCCCACGACCACCGCCACACCCGTAGGGACGTTCCAGTGGAATGCGACCGGGCCCGGCACCAACAATACCAGTGCAGAGCCGCAGACGTCCTACAACCTGACGGTCAATGACACCCTCACCGCCGCACTCCTTTCCGGCAAGCTGACGCTGCTGGGCGTCGCGGCGGATGACAAGGTCGGCTACGTCTTTAATACCTCCAACAGGCTTGCTCCGCAAATCGCCATCACCGCCAACGCCATTTCCGCCCCCGGTGCGCCGACCGGCGTTACCGCCGTGGCGAGCAACGGCCAGGCGGCTGTGACCTTCATGCCGCCGGTATCCAACGGCGGCAGCACCATCACCGGCTACACCGTCACCTCCAACCCGGCAGGTGGCGTAGACAGCGCTGCCGGGACCACGGGCACCACTCATACCATTACCGGCCTGACCAACGGCACCGCCTATACCTTCACCGTTACCGCCGCCAACACAGTCGGCAGCGGAGCTGCGTCCGTCGCGTCGAACAGCGTCATCCCCGTTGCTTTTACAACCCCCGGCACACCGACAGGCGTTACCGCTGTTCCGGGCAACAGCCAAGCGACCGTGACCTTCACGGTTCCGGCTTCCAACGGCGGCAGCGTCATCACCGGCTATACGGTGACATCCTCTCCCGGCGCTATAACCGCCAGCGGAACAGCCAGCCCGATTACCGTCACCGGCCTGACCAACGGCACCGCCTACACCTTCACCGTTGTTGCAGCCAACGCGGCTGGCAGCGGCGCCGCTTCGGCCGCATCAAACAGCGTCACGCCTTGGTTGCTGACACCGGTCATTGGGGTACCATCCGCGACCACGGTGAAATCAGACACTACGGTAACCTATAGTGTGAGCTATGGCGGGGCAGAAAACATCACGTTGGCTGCCAACAATATCACCCTTATCAAGAGCGGCACGGCCAACGGCCAGGTAGCGGTCAGTGGCAGCGGAACGACCAGCCGCACGATATCCATCGGCAACATTACCGGAGACGGTACCCTCGGCATCACCATTGCCGCAGGAACCGCCACAGCCGGCGGCGGCGCGATAACTGCGCAGCCGTCAGCGGCCAGTGCACCATTTACGGTGGACAACATCGCGCCAACCCTGACGGTAACCACTCTGGCCGACGGCACGATCACCAGCAACAACACCCTCACCATCACCGGTACCGCCAGCGATGCCAACGGCATCCAGAGCCTGACGGTAAACGGGTCGGCAGTCACACCGGATGCGGTCAGCGGTGCCTTCAATACCGCTGTGCCCCTTACCTCCGGCGCCAACACTATCACCGTGATTGCAACCGATTCGGCCGGAAATCAGACAACAGACAGCAGAAGCACCATCTACGACCAGGCGGCGCCGATAATCACCCTCAGCGATCCGACACCTGCCGGAGGGAGCTATACCTCTCAGCAGACCGTCACCATAGCCGGCACGCTCAGCGAACCCGGCACCGTGGAAATAAGGATAGGGAACGGTGAATTCCAAGCGGCAATCATGAGCGGCAACAGCGCGACCTTCAGTTATCAGGCCATCCTCGTGCCTGGCCTGAACACGATAGAGGTCAAGGCAACCGACCTTGTAAATGACGGCACAAAAAACAGCTCTACGATCACGCGCACGGTAATCTTCGACAGTACCGCCCCGTCGCTGGCCATCACCGATCCGTCCGGCGACATAACCACCGCCGTGAGCGGATACCTGTTGAGCGGGACCGTGTCCGACCAGGACACGGGCATAACATCCGTCGATATCAAGATAGACGGCGTGTCCGTGTCCCCATCTCCAAGCGTCGTCAACGGCGCCTTCCAGCAGACCTTGACCTTCACGGCCGGCAAGACATACGCCATTACCGTTACTGCCACCGATTTTGCCGGTAATACCTCCACGGTCCAGCGCAACATCATCTTCAGGCCGCTCTCCATTACCGATCCCCTGCGCGCCCTGCAGATCGCCGTGGGGCTCGTGGCCCGGACCCCGGACGATGATGCACTGGACGTGGGGCCGTTGGTGAACGGTGCACCGCACGCGGACGGCGTCATCGACATCAGCGACGCGATCGCCCTGCTCCGCAGGGTCGTGGGGCTGGCGAGCTGGTAG
- a CDS encoding PEP-CTERM sorting domain-containing protein, with protein MRKRFLLFAAMSAVVVSMASIAYGGTYLTSESFAVSAGGNHSGTSTTCMIMSDTSTWSGGASGLQGEDGYNMNHNQALAANVTLKFNVGSTVAALNSTYGAGNWTIQNPKLTFQYTLYANNTRFNGGTGDFNIYWVSNDAWTQTTPAPVYASSTSGFSGWASYDLLTSSAITYPWDTHYIYGGSGYTGTYSDCSTPAWVTDKTGYKQAVISYDLDLASSFVSDITGATNGGANDNVSLYLMAADPTNSSLGLTIFTGGGTTLPTLSFDVYSTP; from the coding sequence ATGAGAAAACGCTTTTTGCTGTTTGCAGCAATGTCTGCCGTTGTCGTTTCCATGGCCTCGATTGCATATGGCGGCACATACCTGACGTCGGAAAGTTTTGCAGTCAGCGCGGGTGGCAATCACTCAGGCACCTCAACCACCTGCATGATCATGAGCGATACGTCCACCTGGTCGGGCGGCGCGTCGGGGCTCCAGGGTGAGGACGGTTACAACATGAACCACAACCAGGCTTTGGCCGCCAACGTCACCCTCAAATTCAACGTCGGCTCGACGGTGGCTGCGCTGAACAGCACTTACGGAGCCGGCAACTGGACTATCCAGAACCCGAAACTGACCTTCCAGTACACCCTCTACGCCAACAATACCCGCTTTAATGGGGGCACCGGCGATTTCAATATTTACTGGGTCAGCAACGACGCCTGGACACAAACCACTCCCGCTCCGGTCTACGCGTCATCGACATCGGGGTTCAGCGGCTGGGCCAGCTATGACCTGCTCACCAGCAGTGCGATCACCTACCCCTGGGATACCCACTACATATATGGCGGCAGCGGTTATACAGGCACCTACAGCGACTGTAGCACTCCCGCCTGGGTCACCGACAAAACCGGGTACAAGCAGGCGGTCATCAGCTACGACCTTGACCTGGCTTCCAGCTTCGTGAGCGATATTACCGGCGCTACGAACGGGGGAGCCAATGATAACGTCTCGCTCTATCTGATGGCGGCCGATCCCACTAACTCAAGCCTCGGATTGACCATCTTTACGGGGGGCGGAACTACCCTTCCGACCCTGAGCTTTGATGTCTACAGCACACCGTAA
- a CDS encoding energy transducer TonB — MRIRPKSRRTEATHGAGALCGSLLIHCAAAGIAAGLMLQRPETRQLPVIDLTLAPGAMGGTGQRQAPPPSGSNPRVFRSESRTAGTIGPAATVTPPSPAAPVPSPSPVAVPPSPSQPVAGGALGPAVQAGTAASERGNAASPTATVQFVGNGAGGTKTAETLQRHYLKEHFAYIRDLVARELRYPRQALRMGWSGRVVVSFQVLPDGSISELRVARSSMRPLLDSDALETVGRAAPFPPPPVSARLMIPVDYVLE, encoded by the coding sequence ATGCGCATCCGTCCTAAAAGTCGCAGGACTGAAGCCACGCACGGTGCCGGAGCGCTGTGCGGCTCGCTGCTGATCCATTGTGCCGCGGCAGGGATAGCGGCAGGGCTGATGCTCCAGCGGCCTGAAACCCGGCAGCTGCCGGTAATTGATCTGACCCTGGCCCCCGGGGCAATGGGAGGAACCGGGCAACGACAGGCTCCACCGCCATCAGGGTCGAACCCGAGGGTGTTTCGCTCGGAATCGCGGACAGCGGGAACGATTGGACCGGCCGCCACAGTAACGCCGCCATCGCCGGCAGCCCCGGTTCCGTCTCCATCTCCAGTTGCGGTTCCGCCGTCACCGTCTCAGCCGGTGGCCGGCGGAGCGCTCGGACCGGCCGTTCAAGCCGGAACTGCTGCGTCTGAGCGGGGCAATGCGGCCTCGCCAACGGCAACGGTTCAATTCGTGGGTAACGGGGCCGGCGGAACTAAAACGGCGGAAACTCTGCAGAGACACTACCTGAAGGAGCATTTTGCCTACATCCGGGATTTGGTCGCCAGGGAACTGCGCTACCCCCGTCAGGCGCTCCGCATGGGGTGGAGCGGGAGGGTGGTCGTGTCGTTCCAGGTGCTGCCGGACGGCAGCATCTCCGAACTGCGGGTGGCCCGCAGCAGCATGCGCCCCCTGCTGGACAGCGATGCATTGGAAACCGTGGGCCGGGCCGCGCCGTTTCCCCCACCGCCGGTAAGTGCGCGGCTCATGATCCCGGTGGATTATGTCCTGGAGTAA
- a CDS encoding Ni/Fe hydrogenase subunit alpha, protein MSSAVEIKPITRVEGHGRITVSLDGGKVSRVSLSLFESPRFFESLLTGKSHVEVPEIICRICSLCSTVHRICALQAIEKSMNAPTSEQTRLFRELILYGGHIQSHAMHLFCLVLPDCFRVAGLSGLADKAPEELKMGLRIKRVGNLIQETVGGRLIHPVTLIPGGMGKPVNREGLLMLKEALQSALPEAHAALRLFAALPQAGGGVLPAPRYLALKPDTVPFFGEGLVMGNGRRIPADSYRTALSERLPESGNAKTVLIDGEAPTVGALARLNLGLRLSTTAAAAFSEFRPVLSGGDIRANNLAQALELILAVERSLEVVDTLLEAGFSREEPATFAIGRGQGSAAIEAPRGVLIHSYGFDSRGICTEADVITPTAINQAAMERDLLALACQMEGADGRELTASLEQLVRAYDPCISCAVHLVRL, encoded by the coding sequence ATGAGCAGCGCAGTTGAGATAAAACCGATCACCCGCGTGGAAGGGCACGGCCGCATCACGGTTTCCCTGGACGGCGGGAAGGTGAGCCGGGTCAGTCTCTCGCTCTTCGAATCCCCCCGTTTCTTCGAGTCGCTGCTCACCGGCAAAAGCCATGTCGAGGTGCCGGAGATCATCTGCCGCATCTGCTCCCTCTGCTCCACCGTACACCGCATCTGCGCCCTGCAGGCCATCGAAAAGTCCATGAATGCCCCGACAAGCGAGCAGACCAGGCTCTTCCGGGAACTGATTCTGTATGGCGGGCACATCCAGAGCCATGCCATGCATCTCTTCTGCCTGGTGCTCCCCGACTGTTTCAGGGTTGCCGGCCTCTCCGGCCTGGCGGACAAGGCCCCGGAGGAACTGAAAATGGGGCTGCGGATCAAGAGGGTCGGCAACCTGATCCAGGAAACGGTGGGTGGCAGGCTGATCCATCCGGTAACCCTGATCCCGGGGGGTATGGGAAAACCGGTGAACCGGGAAGGGCTGTTGATGTTGAAAGAGGCGCTGCAATCCGCACTGCCCGAGGCGCATGCGGCCTTGAGGCTGTTCGCGGCCCTTCCCCAGGCAGGGGGGGGCGTACTTCCGGCTCCGCGCTATCTCGCCCTTAAGCCGGATACTGTACCTTTCTTTGGCGAGGGGTTGGTCATGGGGAACGGGCGCAGGATCCCGGCCGATTCCTATAGGACGGCCCTGTCGGAACGGTTGCCGGAAAGCGGCAATGCCAAGACGGTGCTGATCGACGGTGAAGCCCCCACCGTGGGGGCACTGGCCCGGCTCAATCTCGGCCTGCGCCTTTCGACCACGGCTGCCGCCGCCTTCAGCGAGTTCCGCCCCGTGCTGTCCGGCGGCGATATCCGCGCCAACAACCTGGCCCAGGCTCTTGAGCTGATCCTGGCGGTGGAGCGTTCCCTTGAGGTTGTCGACACCCTGCTGGAAGCCGGCTTCAGCCGCGAGGAACCGGCCACATTCGCCATCGGCAGGGGGCAGGGAAGTGCCGCCATAGAAGCGCCGCGCGGAGTTCTGATCCACAGCTACGGATTCGACAGCAGGGGGATCTGCACCGAAGCCGATGTCATCACTCCCACCGCCATCAATCAGGCTGCCATGGAACGGGACCTGCTCGCCCTGGCCTGCCAGATGGAGGGTGCGGATGGGCGGGAATTAACAGCCTCCCTCGAACAGTTGGTGCGTGCCTATGACCCGTGCATATCCTGCGCAGTACACCTGGTCAGGCTTTAG